In Levilactobacillus brevis, the genomic window TTCAGAATTAATGCAACGCGAAGGTCGTTCAGAATTTTAGTTTAGTGGGGATACAGGAGGATATAGAATTATGAGAAAAGTTAGAAAAGCCGTCATTCCAGCCGCAGGTCTTGGGACCAGATTCTTACCTGCAACCAAAGCCTTAGCCAAGGAAATGTTGCCTATCGTGGATAAGCCAACGATTCAATTTATCGTTGAGGAAGCCCGTAAGTCCGGGATCGAAGACATCGTGATTGTCGATGGAAAATCCAAACGCTCGATCGAAGACCATTTCGACTCCAATCCCGAATTGGAAGCCAACCTGCGTGCTAAGCACAAGGATGAAATGTTGCGGCAGGTTCAGGAAACGACGGGCATGAATCTCTACTTCATTCGCCAGCCGTATCCACGTGGCTTGGGTGACGCTGTTTTAACTGCCAAGGCCTTTATCGGGGACGAACCGTTCGTTGTGATGTTAGGGGACGACATGACCGATAGCAAGGAACCTCTTACTAAGCAATTGATCGACCGGTACAACCAGACCGGTGCCTCGACGCTGGCCGTCATGCGGGTACCGCACGAGGATACCGCCAAGTATGGGGTCATTAACCCCTCTGAAGAGACGGCACCGGGTCTGTACAATGTGACGAACTTTGTGGAAAAGCCCCAACCAGATGAAGCGCCGAGTGATTTGGCCATCATCGGGCGGTACCTCTTCACCCCAGAAATCTTTGAAGCCCTGGAGAACACGCCAGTCGGTTTAGGAAACGAACTCCAGTTAACGGACGCCATCGATAACTTAAACAAGACGCAACGGGTCTTCGCCCACGAGTACAAAGGCAAGCGTTACGATGTCGGCAACAAGTTTGGCTGGATTCAAACGAACATTGAATATGGTCTGCAACACCCTGAAACCAAGGATGCTTTGCGCAAGTACATCAAGGAAATGGGTGCGAAGTTGAGTGCCGAAGATGAAAAGGCCCCCAAGTCAAAATAGGTGACAAACTTCCTTTTTGATAGTAAAGTACACTAAAGGCTTAGAGCAGAAGGGAGCGTTAAAGAATTGAAAAACTATGATGTCATTGTAATTGGTGCAGGACCCGGTGGGATGACCGGTGCCCTCTACGCTTCACGGGCAAACCTTTCCGTCCTGATGTTGGACCGCGGAATCTATGGTGGTCAAATGAACAACACGGCGGCTATTGAAAACTATCCGGGGTTCAAGTCAGTTCTTGGACCAGACTTGGCTAAGGACATGTACGACGGTTCTACTCAATTTGGGGCGGAATTTGCCTATGGTAACGTGGAAGGCATCGAAGACCACGGTGATCACAAGGTGGTCAAGACCGACGATGGTGATTACAGCGCCGGAGCTGTCTTAATTGCCTCAGGTTCCGAATACAAGAAGCTGGGTGTGCCTGGCGAAAATGAATTTGGTGGTCGCGGGGTCTCCTACTGCGCGGTCTGCGACGGTGCGTTCTTTAAGAACCTCGACGTCGTTGTCGTAGGTGGTGGCGATTCAGCCGTTGAAGAAAGCCTCTACCTGGCAGGGATTACGTCCAAGGTGACGGTTGTGGTTCGACGTGACCAACTGCGGGCCCAAAAGATTTTACAGGATCGGGCCTTTGCCAACGATAAGATTGAATTTGTTTGGAACACGAACGTCACCGAAGTTGTCGGTGACGATATGAAAGTAACGGGCGTCAAGACGAAGAACAATCAAACTGGCGAAACCGGCGAGATTGCGGCCAGTGGGGTCTTCATTTACGTGGGGAACCTGCCAATGACCGACGCCTTCACGAGCCTGGGGATCACGGACGACAAGGGCTGGATCAAGACCGATGACCGGATGGCCACCGCAGTTCCAGGTATCTTTGCCATTGGTGATGTTCGGCAAAAGACCTTGCGGCAGATTACGACTGCTGTAGGGGACGGTGGGATTGCCGGCCAAGAAGCCTTCAGTTATCTGGAAGCTTTGAAGTCTAAGGCGGCTTCTGCCAAATAAGGTGTCACCGAGCGGGAACGACCTCACGGGGTGTTTCCGCTTTTTGTCAAATCACGGGCCAGTGTCCGGCTGGCTCGTACATAACCGTCGTTTGTTCGCCTTACCGTTCGCCAAAATAGTTTGATCTGCAATTTGGATAAGGCTGGGTGCCTGCGGCCGACAGAAATTCCGCCTGCTGTGGGGGCCGCTGGTAGCTCCAAAATTGGCTTTCGGATCGCTTGGAATCCTGACTGACAACAACCGTCAGTCGCTGGTGCGGGCAGGAGGCAGTGCATAACGGCAAGGCGGCCAGCTGATGTTCTGGCACCCATTTAAATTAAAATAGAGGAGTGGTTCTACATGGGGATGAATCAATTTTTACAAAGTTTAAGCGATCTGGAAACGATCGACCGGGCGCCCGGTTACTTTAAATTTGAGCAACATTCCGTGGCAGCACATTCGTTTAAGGTTGCCGAGGTGGCGCAGTTCTTAGGGGATGTCGAGGAGAATGCCGGCCATCAAGTAAATTGGCGGTTGCTCTACGAAAAATCATTAAATCATGACTACACGGAGCGGTTTATCGGCGATATCAAGACGCCCGTTAAGTACGCGACGCCCCAGTTACGTCAAATGTTGGCCGATGTCGAATCTTCATTGACGGCTAACTTCATTAAGAACGAAATTCCCGAACAATTTCAGGCGGCTTATACCCGGCGTCTGGGCGAGGGAAAGGACGATACGCTGGAAGGGCAGATTCTGTCGGTCGCTGATAAGGTGGATTTGCTGTATGAATCCTTTGG contains:
- the galU gene encoding UTP--glucose-1-phosphate uridylyltransferase GalU codes for the protein MRKVRKAVIPAAGLGTRFLPATKALAKEMLPIVDKPTIQFIVEEARKSGIEDIVIVDGKSKRSIEDHFDSNPELEANLRAKHKDEMLRQVQETTGMNLYFIRQPYPRGLGDAVLTAKAFIGDEPFVVMLGDDMTDSKEPLTKQLIDRYNQTGASTLAVMRVPHEDTAKYGVINPSEETAPGLYNVTNFVEKPQPDEAPSDLAIIGRYLFTPEIFEALENTPVGLGNELQLTDAIDNLNKTQRVFAHEYKGKRYDVGNKFGWIQTNIEYGLQHPETKDALRKYIKEMGAKLSAEDEKAPKSK
- the trxB gene encoding thioredoxin-disulfide reductase, whose protein sequence is MKNYDVIVIGAGPGGMTGALYASRANLSVLMLDRGIYGGQMNNTAAIENYPGFKSVLGPDLAKDMYDGSTQFGAEFAYGNVEGIEDHGDHKVVKTDDGDYSAGAVLIASGSEYKKLGVPGENEFGGRGVSYCAVCDGAFFKNLDVVVVGGGDSAVEESLYLAGITSKVTVVVRRDQLRAQKILQDRAFANDKIEFVWNTNVTEVVGDDMKVTGVKTKNNQTGETGEIAASGVFIYVGNLPMTDAFTSLGITDDKGWIKTDDRMATAVPGIFAIGDVRQKTLRQITTAVGDGGIAGQEAFSYLEALKSKAASAK
- a CDS encoding HD domain-containing protein, translating into MGMNQFLQSLSDLETIDRAPGYFKFEQHSVAAHSFKVAEVAQFLGDVEENAGHQVNWRLLYEKSLNHDYTERFIGDIKTPVKYATPQLRQMLADVESSLTANFIKNEIPEQFQAAYTRRLGEGKDDTLEGQILSVADKVDLLYESFGEIQKGNPEPVFTEIYRESLTTILKFKRMACVQYFLAEVLPEMLAADFSDRQKLATLTDKLLKQGD